The following proteins come from a genomic window of Miscanthus floridulus cultivar M001 chromosome 2, ASM1932011v1, whole genome shotgun sequence:
- the LOC136540895 gene encoding josephin-like protein, with protein MEPGAKSEAKQGEARAGSGAGASGSGGGIIKVYHERQRLQFCLLHALNNLMQEKECFTRVELDGIAGNLVLNDPNKGQWTPLSFIFKPHHNVITGNYDVNVLITALEARKKKVVWHDRRKGASSIDLNAEALVGLMINVPIRRFRGLWTGRHWVAIGSIDGIWFNLDSDLSEPKQFKDRENVIGFLDSVLSQGGELMVVMRDE; from the exons ATGGAGCCGGGAGCCAAATCGGAAGCAAAGCAAGGTGAGGCGAGAGCGGGATCTGGTGCGGGGgcaagcggcagcggcggcggcatcaTCAAGGTGTATCATGAGAGGCAGAGGCTGCAATTCTGTCTCCTCCATGCTCTCAACAACCTTATGCAG GAAAAGGAATGTTTCACCCGTGTTGAGTTGGATGGGATTGCTGGAAATCTTGTTCTCAATGATCCAAACAAGGGCCAATGGACTCCTCTATCATTCATTTTTAAACCGCACCACAATGTTATAACTGGGAACTATGATGTAAATGTTCTCATCACAGCATTAGAAGCTAGAAAGAAGAAAGTGGTTTGGCATGATCGTCGGAAAGGGGCATCATCAATCGATCTGAATGCAGAAGCATTGGTAGGCCTGATGATCAATGTACCTATCAGGAGGTTCAGGGGGCTCTGGACTGGCAGGCATTGGGTGGCAATTGGAAGCATTGATGGCATCTGGTTTAATTTGGACAGTGATCTTTCTGAACCCAAGCAGTTTAAGGACAGAGAAAACGTGATTGGGTTCCTTGACAGTGTGCTCAGTCAAGGTGGAGAACTCATGGTCGTGATGCGAGATGAATAA